From the Cyanobacteria bacterium FACHB-DQ100 genome, one window contains:
- a CDS encoding Ppx/GppA family phosphatase, whose amino-acid sequence MVNSISNPPQENPVTLPTVPSDRDRVLAAIDVGTNSIHMVIARIQSDIPTFTIVGREKATVRLGDFCKKTGELSAEAMDRAFVALKRCQEVAKSLNAEQVIAVATSAVREAPNGQEFLQRIENELGLWINLISGAEEARRIYLGVLSAMSFNNQPHVIVDIGGGSTELILGDGHEPRTLSSTKVGAVRLTAEQVKTDPISVTEFAGLQAYIRGMLERSIEDLQAHLNPGERPRLVGTSGTIETLVALNAREKFGAVPVPLNGCELSLKDLKDWINRLRKMTLAERLAIPGLSERRSEIILPGAMILQEVMTQLKAESIVICERSLREGVIVDWMVAHGLIEDRLRYQGSVRERSIFKATQKYQVNLEHSQRVAELALSLFDQTQEKLHFWGDEERMLLWAAAILHNCGHHISHSSHHKHSYYLIRHAELLGFTEMEIETIANLARYHRKNSPKKRHETYRNLTSKRHRRVVEQLYPLLRLAVALDRRQIGAIQSIQCQFNLDQREMRLLVKPSHFDDPCELELWSLAGKKGSFETEYGVKLTPVLQVSA is encoded by the coding sequence ATGGTTAATTCCATCTCGAACCCTCCTCAAGAGAATCCGGTGACACTGCCTACAGTTCCATCGGATCGCGATCGCGTTCTGGCAGCAATTGATGTCGGAACGAATTCAATTCACATGGTAATTGCCCGGATTCAGTCAGACATTCCGACCTTTACGATCGTAGGTCGGGAAAAGGCGACGGTGCGTCTGGGCGATTTTTGTAAGAAAACGGGCGAACTGTCAGCCGAAGCGATGGATCGGGCGTTTGTTGCGCTGAAGCGCTGTCAGGAAGTTGCGAAGAGCTTGAACGCTGAGCAGGTGATTGCAGTGGCGACCAGTGCGGTACGAGAAGCGCCAAATGGACAAGAATTTTTACAGCGCATCGAGAACGAGCTAGGGCTGTGGATTAATTTAATCTCCGGAGCCGAGGAAGCGCGGCGAATCTATCTCGGTGTGCTGTCAGCGATGAGTTTCAACAATCAGCCGCACGTGATTGTGGACATCGGCGGCGGTTCGACTGAGTTAATTTTGGGCGATGGCCATGAGCCAAGAACGCTTAGTAGTACCAAGGTTGGCGCGGTTCGGCTTACGGCTGAGCAGGTTAAAACTGACCCGATCAGTGTGACTGAGTTTGCTGGGCTGCAAGCTTATATTCGCGGAATGCTGGAACGATCGATTGAAGATCTACAAGCGCATCTCAATCCTGGAGAACGTCCGCGCCTTGTGGGGACATCGGGAACGATCGAGACACTGGTGGCGTTAAATGCTCGCGAGAAGTTTGGCGCGGTTCCAGTGCCGCTCAATGGTTGTGAATTATCGCTGAAAGATTTGAAAGATTGGATCAACCGCTTGCGAAAAATGACCTTGGCAGAGCGCTTGGCAATTCCAGGATTATCAGAGCGACGCTCTGAAATTATCCTGCCTGGAGCGATGATTTTGCAGGAAGTAATGACTCAGTTGAAAGCAGAATCGATCGTCATTTGTGAGCGATCGCTACGAGAAGGAGTCATCGTCGATTGGATGGTCGCGCATGGGCTGATTGAAGATCGTTTGCGCTATCAGGGATCTGTCCGCGAGCGCAGTATCTTCAAAGCAACTCAGAAATATCAAGTCAACCTAGAGCATAGTCAGCGAGTCGCAGAATTGGCGCTGAGTCTGTTTGATCAAACGCAGGAGAAACTGCATTTTTGGGGAGATGAGGAGCGAATGCTGCTTTGGGCGGCGGCGATCTTACATAACTGTGGGCATCACATCTCGCATTCTTCGCATCACAAGCATTCTTATTATCTAATTCGCCATGCGGAGTTGCTAGGATTTACAGAGATGGAGATCGAAACGATCGCGAATCTCGCTCGCTACCACCGCAAAAATAGCCCGAAAAAACGTCACGAAACTTATCGCAATCTCACCAGTAAGCGACATCGGCGCGTTGTCGAGCAGTTATATCCACTGTTACGATTGGCGGTGGCGCTCGATCGTCGTCAAATTGGAGCAATTCAATCCATTCAATGCCAGTTCAATTTAGACCAAAGAGAAATGCGATTGTTAGTTAAACCATCGCATTTCGATGATCCTTGTGAGTTGGAACTTTGGAGCTTAGCAGGCAAGAAGGGAAGCTTTGAGACGGAATATGGTGTGAAGCTTACGCCTGTGTTGCAGGTGAGTGCATAA
- a CDS encoding glucose-1-phosphate cytidylyltransferase, whose protein sequence is MKVVLFCGGLGTRLRDYSEKIPKPMVNIGYRPILWHLMKYYAHYGHKDFILCLGYKADYIKEYFLNYNECLSNDFVLSAGGKQVQMIGSDIHDWRITFVDTGLNSNIGQRLKAVEKYLEGEEMFLANYSDGLSNLPLDDFVNHFMRHDKVASFLSVKPTQTFHVVSTEEDGLVKSIEHVNNADLRINGGFFALKTEIFRYMQPGEELVIEPFQRLIEKEQLVAYKYDGFWTCMDTFRDKQNLDDLYTQGNPPWEVWKTRKVM, encoded by the coding sequence ATGAAAGTTGTTTTGTTTTGTGGCGGTCTAGGCACTCGACTGAGAGACTACTCGGAAAAGATTCCGAAACCCATGGTCAACATTGGGTATCGTCCGATTCTGTGGCACTTGATGAAGTATTACGCTCACTATGGTCACAAAGATTTCATCCTCTGTCTTGGCTACAAAGCGGACTACATCAAAGAGTATTTCCTGAACTATAACGAATGCCTCTCGAATGACTTTGTTCTGTCGGCGGGGGGTAAGCAAGTTCAGATGATCGGCAGCGACATTCACGATTGGAGAATCACCTTCGTTGACACCGGACTCAATTCCAACATCGGACAGCGTCTCAAAGCAGTTGAGAAGTACCTAGAAGGCGAAGAAATGTTTCTGGCGAACTACAGCGACGGTTTAAGTAATCTGCCGCTCGATGACTTTGTTAACCATTTCATGCGCCATGACAAAGTTGCAAGCTTTCTATCAGTAAAGCCGACTCAGACCTTCCATGTGGTTTCAACAGAAGAAGATGGATTGGTAAAAAGCATTGAGCATGTGAACAACGCAGATTTACGAATCAATGGTGGCTTCTTTGCGCTTAAAACTGAGATTTTCAGATATATGCAACCCGGTGAAGAATTGGTGATTGAACCCTTCCAACGCCTGATTGAAAAAGAACAATTGGTCGCCTACAAGTACGATGGCTTCTGGACTTGCATGGACACCTTCCGCGACAAGCAGAATCTTGATGACTTATACACTCAGGGCAATCCACCTTGGGAAGTTTGGAAGACTCGTAAAGTGATGTAG
- a CDS encoding RNA-binding protein hfq — protein sequence MSIELDTGLPSTRQIQTIIREEKEIEMKLSTGDLLTGKVRWQDPHCICIIDHYDQPTIVWRQSIVFIKPKL from the coding sequence ATGAGTATTGAACTAGATACCGGATTGCCAAGCACTCGTCAGATTCAGACGATTATCCGCGAAGAAAAAGAGATCGAAATGAAACTTTCGACTGGAGATTTGCTCACCGGAAAGGTACGTTGGCAAGACCCCCATTGTATCTGCATCATCGATCACTATGATCAGCCGACAATCGTCTGGAGACAGTCGATCGTGTTTATCAAGCCTAAACTCTAA
- a CDS encoding DUF4910 domain-containing protein, whose translation MNITDLKTVLDSQAIGEDLHRFAAELYPICRSITGDGFRETLRQIERFIPLKRFEIPTGTQVFDWTVPREWNIRDAYVKNSRGDRVIDFQQCNLHVVNYSIPVHQTMSLEELKPHLFSLPDRPDWIPYRTSYYKDTWGFCLTHKQLLELPEDQYEVFIDSTLEAGNLTYGEYYLPGEIEDEVLISCHVCHPSLANDNLSGIAIAVHLAKSLSEIRHRYSYRFIFIPATIGSITWLSQNEDQVQRIKHGLVLSCLGDPGKSTYKKSRRGDAEIDRIVSHVLKHSEQDYNMIDFFPYGYDERQFCSPGFNLPVGCLMRSPNSKFPEYHTSADNLDFIRPESLTDSFLKCLSVLSVLEHNKVYLNQNPKCEPQLGRRGLYRSIGGASGTGLNELALLWTLNLSDGQHSLLDIAERSGYEFDTIRQVAEALIETELLKEVAI comes from the coding sequence ATGAACATTACTGATCTCAAAACAGTTCTCGACTCTCAGGCGATCGGTGAAGATCTCCATCGCTTTGCTGCTGAATTGTACCCCATTTGTCGCAGCATCACAGGCGACGGCTTTCGGGAAACCCTGCGTCAAATCGAACGCTTTATCCCCCTAAAGCGATTTGAAATCCCAACCGGGACACAGGTCTTTGATTGGACAGTTCCACGGGAATGGAATATTCGCGATGCTTATGTGAAAAACTCACGCGGCGATCGCGTCATCGATTTCCAACAGTGCAATCTACATGTGGTTAACTACAGCATTCCAGTGCATCAAACAATGTCATTGGAAGAACTAAAGCCGCATCTGTTCAGCCTGCCCGATCGCCCGGATTGGATTCCCTATCGCACGTCTTACTACAAAGATACCTGGGGGTTCTGCCTCACTCACAAGCAGTTACTTGAACTACCAGAGGATCAGTATGAAGTTTTCATTGATTCGACCCTAGAAGCGGGAAATTTGACTTATGGTGAGTATTATCTACCTGGGGAAATTGAAGATGAAGTTCTGATTTCCTGTCATGTTTGCCATCCGTCCTTGGCAAATGACAATCTATCGGGAATTGCAATCGCCGTCCATCTTGCAAAGTCCCTAAGTGAGATTAGGCATCGCTATTCCTACCGCTTCATCTTCATTCCAGCGACGATCGGATCAATCACCTGGCTCAGTCAAAACGAAGACCAGGTGCAGCGGATCAAACATGGTTTAGTTTTAAGCTGTTTGGGCGATCCGGGTAAGTCAACCTACAAGAAAAGTCGGCGGGGAGATGCAGAAATCGATCGCATTGTCAGTCATGTTTTGAAGCATTCTGAGCAAGACTACAACATGATTGACTTCTTCCCCTACGGCTATGATGAGCGGCAGTTTTGCTCACCCGGGTTTAACTTACCTGTTGGATGCTTGATGCGATCGCCAAATAGTAAGTTCCCTGAATATCACACCTCGGCTGACAACCTCGACTTCATTCGACCTGAATCTCTCACTGATTCTTTTTTGAAATGTTTGAGTGTGTTGAGTGTGTTGGAGCATAACAAGGTCTATCTCAACCAGAATCCGAAGTGTGAACCACAGCTAGGGCGACGAGGATTGTATCGATCGATCGGCGGCGCTTCTGGAACAGGACTGAATGAGCTTGCCCTGTTATGGACATTGAATCTATCTGATGGACAGCATTCATTGTTAGACATTGCAGAGCGATCGGGCTATGAGTTTGACACCATTAGGCAGGTTGCAGAGGCATTGATTGAAACCGAGCTGTTGAAAGAAGTGGCTATCTGA
- a CDS encoding 3'(2'),5'-bisphosphate nucleotidase: protein MTYEHESNVAIAAAKQAAVLCESVRRSVNFVSLDKPDRSPVTIADFAAQAIICHQLHQAFPQDSIVAEESAALLYQSASQLTKVTEAVQALIPDAMPEQVAAWIDLGQGKVGERFWTLDPIDGTKGFLRGDQYAIAIALIESGEVKLGAIACPAFEEGCIFTAIRGQGAQRLSLQTRQSQALKVLNDQTSFQFRLAESVETSHGDPERQRSIAQAVGLTAPSLQMDSQAKYGAIASGHAALYLRLPWSQNPDYRENIWDHAAGAIIVEEAGGRVSDMHGKPLNFSTDAQLIENRGIVASQGEIHDAVLAAIAANAAADI, encoded by the coding sequence ATGACATATGAACACGAATCTAACGTTGCGATCGCTGCTGCAAAACAAGCTGCTGTTCTTTGTGAGTCAGTGCGCCGATCAGTGAATTTTGTAAGTCTAGATAAGCCGGATCGCTCTCCGGTAACGATCGCGGATTTTGCGGCTCAAGCAATTATTTGCCACCAACTTCATCAAGCCTTTCCACAAGACTCGATCGTTGCAGAAGAGAGCGCTGCGCTTCTCTACCAATCAGCCTCACAGTTAACAAAGGTGACTGAAGCTGTGCAAGCGTTAATTCCAGATGCAATGCCTGAACAGGTTGCAGCCTGGATTGACTTAGGTCAAGGAAAAGTCGGAGAACGATTTTGGACGCTTGACCCGATCGATGGCACGAAAGGGTTTCTCAGAGGAGATCAGTATGCGATTGCGATCGCGCTAATTGAATCTGGAGAAGTGAAACTGGGCGCGATCGCTTGTCCTGCTTTTGAAGAAGGCTGCATCTTTACAGCAATCCGGGGGCAAGGAGCACAAAGACTTTCACTCCAGACTAGACAGTCACAAGCGCTCAAGGTTTTGAACGATCAAACCTCTTTCCAATTTCGTTTAGCCGAAAGTGTAGAAACGAGTCACGGCGATCCAGAACGGCAGCGATCGATTGCTCAAGCTGTCGGGCTAACTGCACCTTCTTTGCAAATGGACAGTCAAGCCAAATATGGTGCGATCGCTTCGGGTCATGCCGCACTTTATTTACGATTGCCTTGGTCACAAAATCCAGACTATCGCGAAAACATTTGGGATCATGCAGCAGGCGCAATCATTGTAGAAGAAGCAGGGGGGCGCGTCAGTGATATGCACGGTAAACCGTTGAATTTTTCAACCGATGCTCAGTTGATTGAGAATCGTGGCATCGTGGCGAGTCAAGGAGAAATTCATGATGCGGTGTTGGCAGCGATCGCAGCAAATGCCGCAGCAGATATATAG
- a CDS encoding PIG-L family deacetylase, which translates to MLKLMFDRGKDAEYRILCLGAHCDDIEIGCGGTILKLIEEYPNAVFYWVVFSSSEIRSKEAFASADRFLAGAKVENIVVKNFRNSFFPYVGTEIKDYFNELSQAFSPDLILTHYKHDAHQDHRVISDLTWNSYRNHLVLEYEIPKYDGDIGNPNFYVPLSEAVCQRKIQTLMEVFETQKQRQWFTEDTFQAILRLRGIEANSSSKFAEAFYSRKLVF; encoded by the coding sequence ATGCTGAAACTGATGTTCGATCGCGGCAAAGATGCTGAATACCGTATTCTTTGTCTTGGCGCTCATTGTGATGATATTGAGATCGGCTGTGGAGGAACTATTCTGAAGCTGATCGAAGAGTATCCAAATGCTGTGTTCTACTGGGTTGTGTTTAGCTCTAGTGAGATTCGCTCGAAAGAAGCATTTGCGAGTGCCGATCGATTTCTAGCAGGTGCGAAAGTTGAGAACATTGTGGTGAAAAACTTCCGCAACAGCTTCTTTCCCTATGTGGGAACCGAAATCAAAGACTACTTCAACGAACTCAGCCAAGCATTTTCACCGGATCTAATTCTGACGCACTACAAGCATGATGCTCACCAGGATCATCGGGTCATTTCGGATTTAACCTGGAATAGCTATCGGAATCACCTAGTCCTGGAGTACGAAATTCCGAAATACGATGGCGACATTGGTAATCCAAATTTCTATGTTCCCTTGAGCGAAGCAGTTTGCCAGCGTAAAATTCAAACGCTGATGGAGGTGTTTGAAACTCAAAAACAGCGACAGTGGTTTACTGAAGATACGTTCCAAGCAATCTTACGGTTGCGAGGTATTGAAGCCAATTCCTCCAGTAAGTTTGCGGAAGCGTTTTATAGCCGAAAGTTAGTGTTTTAA
- a CDS encoding alpha/beta hydrolase, whose translation MSQDSPISTIELLDGIGGSIREHKWSWKGKPLTLVYEVLGEGKPILLLPALSSVSSRSEMRGLAKQLADEYQVYAIDWIGFGDSSRPAIQYTPALYETCLRSFVQTMFSEPVVVIAAGHAAGYVMELAQRQPPWEWVVLVCPTWRGPLPTAMGEHRWAYRLLQRLIGLPLIGQFLYSLNTTRGFLSWMYGRHVFAKKENITPDLIDRKWKTTQQKGARFASAAFVTGGLDRVRSRQDWLNWFQPLPVPAMMVIGEEMPPKSRQEVEILAHFSGVQVYRMPGSLGLHEEYPEQLAAGILSFLEKYRSRKRRF comes from the coding sequence ATGAGCCAAGATTCTCCTATTTCTACGATCGAGCTGCTAGATGGAATTGGCGGCTCGATTCGAGAACATAAATGGAGTTGGAAAGGCAAGCCGCTGACGCTGGTGTACGAAGTGCTGGGGGAAGGTAAGCCGATCTTATTACTTCCGGCGCTGAGTTCAGTGTCTAGTCGATCGGAAATGCGGGGTTTAGCAAAGCAGTTGGCAGACGAATATCAGGTGTATGCGATCGATTGGATCGGATTTGGCGATTCGTCGCGTCCTGCAATACAATACACCCCTGCTTTGTATGAAACCTGTTTACGGAGTTTTGTGCAGACGATGTTTTCCGAGCCTGTGGTTGTGATCGCAGCGGGACATGCAGCGGGATATGTGATGGAGTTAGCTCAGCGGCAACCGCCTTGGGAATGGGTTGTGTTGGTCTGTCCGACTTGGCGCGGCCCTTTACCGACCGCGATGGGGGAGCACCGTTGGGCGTATCGCCTGCTGCAACGGCTGATTGGATTGCCGCTGATTGGGCAATTTCTTTATTCTTTAAATACGACTCGCGGCTTTTTAAGCTGGATGTATGGGCGGCACGTTTTCGCAAAGAAGGAAAATATCACCCCTGACTTGATCGATCGCAAGTGGAAGACGACCCAGCAAAAAGGAGCGCGGTTTGCCTCTGCTGCATTCGTGACGGGGGGACTGGATCGAGTACGATCACGCCAAGATTGGTTGAATTGGTTTCAGCCGCTTCCGGTGCCCGCGATGATGGTGATCGGTGAAGAGATGCCCCCAAAATCCCGGCAAGAGGTTGAGATATTGGCGCATTTCTCTGGGGTGCAAGTGTATCGAATGCCGGGATCGCTTGGGCTGCATGAGGAATATCCGGAGCAGTTAGCAGCAGGAATTCTGTCGTTTCTTGAGAAATATCGATCGCGAAAACGCAGATTCTAA
- a CDS encoding UDP-glucose/GDP-mannose dehydrogenase family protein, giving the protein MQVSIIGTGYVGLVSGVCFAEKGHQVYCVDVDQSKVDLINQGISPFYEPGLNELLERNINTRLKATTDFRQAILETELSLIAVGTPFDGKEVDLTYVKQVAQQIGEALKEKSSYHLVVVKSTVVPGTTDQVVLPILEAASGKKAGVDFGVGMNPEFLTEGEAIDDFMYPDRIVLGGIDERSIDQLDALYTGFEGVDRLRTNNSTAEMIKYTSNSLLALLISFSNEVGNLCSAIGNTDIVEVMKGVHNSRYLTTVLPNGERIVPPITSFLAAGCGFGGSCLPKDVKALIAHGEKYQSPMPLLDAVIQINQAQPQQVIARLNKHFPSLDGVKIAILGLSFRPNTNDMRETPAIPLIKALKAQNAALKAYDPVAIPEAAKLLKPEDVELCDSLPSVLEGVDAIVLVTRWDEFRAVPELIAEFDPQPVFVDGRRMLDKHSIQRYEGIGL; this is encoded by the coding sequence ATGCAAGTTTCGATCATTGGAACGGGTTATGTTGGCTTGGTTTCGGGCGTTTGCTTTGCTGAGAAAGGGCATCAAGTGTACTGTGTTGATGTGGATCAATCCAAGGTTGATTTGATTAATCAGGGCATTTCTCCTTTCTATGAGCCTGGACTGAACGAACTGTTAGAGCGCAACATTAACACTCGCCTCAAAGCAACCACTGATTTTCGGCAAGCGATTCTTGAAACGGAGCTTTCTTTGATCGCAGTTGGAACTCCTTTCGACGGCAAAGAAGTTGATCTCACTTACGTAAAGCAAGTCGCACAGCAGATTGGTGAAGCGCTGAAAGAGAAGTCTTCCTATCATTTAGTTGTGGTTAAAAGCACGGTTGTTCCAGGAACGACTGATCAAGTGGTGCTACCAATTCTCGAAGCGGCTTCGGGTAAGAAAGCAGGTGTTGATTTTGGAGTGGGGATGAATCCAGAATTTCTCACCGAAGGAGAAGCGATCGATGACTTTATGTATCCCGATCGCATTGTTCTGGGTGGGATTGATGAGCGCAGCATCGATCAATTAGATGCTCTCTACACCGGATTTGAAGGAGTCGATCGCTTACGCACGAACAATTCAACCGCTGAGATGATCAAGTACACCTCCAACTCATTGTTGGCACTGCTAATTTCATTCTCAAACGAGGTTGGCAATCTCTGTTCTGCGATCGGCAACACTGATATTGTAGAGGTGATGAAGGGTGTACATAACAGTCGCTACTTGACCACGGTACTCCCGAACGGAGAGCGAATTGTTCCACCGATTACCAGCTTTCTCGCCGCAGGTTGCGGATTTGGTGGAAGCTGCCTACCCAAAGATGTTAAGGCTTTGATTGCTCATGGCGAGAAATATCAAAGTCCAATGCCCTTGTTAGACGCTGTTATTCAGATCAATCAGGCGCAACCTCAGCAAGTGATCGCGAGACTCAACAAACATTTCCCGTCACTTGATGGCGTGAAAATTGCAATCTTGGGACTCTCCTTCAGACCCAATACGAATGACATGCGCGAAACGCCAGCAATCCCATTGATCAAGGCACTCAAAGCGCAAAATGCAGCACTCAAAGCTTACGACCCGGTTGCAATTCCCGAAGCTGCAAAACTACTCAAACCAGAGGATGTAGAACTCTGTGATAGCTTACCGTCGGTGCTTGAAGGCGTTGACGCGATCGTGCTAGTCACACGCTGGGATGAATTCCGCGCTGTTCCTGAACTGATTGCTGAATTCGACCCGCAGCCTGTCTTTGTGGATGGTCGTCGGATGTTAGACAAGCACTCGATTCAGCGCTACGAAGGCATTGGGCTTTAA
- a CDS encoding class I SAM-dependent methyltransferase, with product MSSSNCRFCGSALHHTFVDLGMSPLCQTHITPEQLNEMEPFYPLHTYVCDNCFLVQLQEFVSPQDIFTEYAYFSSYVDALLKNASNYSDLMVERFGLNSQSKVVEIASNDGYLLQYFVKKGISVLGVEPAVNVSQVAKDKGIPVVNKFFGVQTATELAADGKADLLLGNNVLAHVPDINDFVGGMKLMLKPDGVITMEFPHLMRLMEENQFDTIYHEHFSYLSFMAVQRIFAHHGLTLFDVQEIPIHGGSLRIYARHTEDNSKPVGDRVIELLEREKAAGFDKLETYAHFTEQVKETKRRLLEFLITAKQKGKTIAGYGAPGKGNTLLNYCGIRTDFLDYTVDRNPYKQNKFTPGTHIPIYSPEKIRETKPDYLLILPWNVKDEIMEQVSYIREWGGQFVVPIPEVKIYA from the coding sequence ATGAGTAGTTCAAATTGTCGGTTTTGTGGCTCTGCGCTGCATCACACGTTCGTCGATTTGGGAATGTCACCGCTCTGTCAAACCCATATCACTCCAGAGCAATTAAACGAGATGGAACCCTTCTATCCACTGCATACTTATGTTTGTGACAATTGCTTTCTGGTTCAACTACAAGAGTTTGTCAGCCCCCAAGACATCTTTACTGAGTACGCTTATTTCTCATCCTATGTTGATGCGCTGTTAAAAAATGCCAGCAATTACAGCGATTTAATGGTAGAGCGGTTTGGCTTAAATTCCCAAAGTAAAGTGGTTGAAATCGCCAGCAACGATGGTTATCTCCTGCAATACTTTGTGAAAAAGGGCATCTCAGTGTTGGGAGTTGAGCCTGCGGTGAATGTCTCCCAAGTTGCAAAAGACAAGGGAATTCCGGTTGTTAACAAGTTCTTTGGAGTACAAACTGCAACCGAGCTTGCAGCTGATGGTAAAGCAGATTTGCTGTTGGGTAACAATGTTTTAGCGCACGTTCCCGACATCAATGATTTTGTGGGCGGGATGAAGCTCATGCTGAAGCCCGACGGTGTGATCACGATGGAGTTTCCCCATCTGATGCGCCTGATGGAAGAGAACCAGTTTGATACAATCTACCACGAACATTTCTCGTATCTATCGTTCATGGCAGTGCAGCGCATTTTTGCCCATCACGGTCTGACATTGTTCGATGTGCAGGAGATTCCGATTCACGGTGGATCTCTCCGGATTTACGCTCGACACACCGAAGACAACTCGAAGCCTGTGGGCGATCGCGTCATCGAACTGCTAGAGCGGGAGAAAGCAGCAGGATTTGACAAGCTTGAGACCTATGCTCACTTCACAGAACAAGTCAAAGAAACCAAGCGGAGGCTGCTAGAGTTCCTGATTACGGCAAAGCAAAAAGGGAAAACGATCGCAGGCTACGGTGCGCCCGGAAAAGGCAACACCTTGCTCAACTACTGTGGCATTCGCACCGATTTTCTCGATTACACAGTCGATCGCAATCCTTACAAGCAGAACAAGTTCACTCCTGGAACTCACATTCCTATCTACTCTCCAGAGAAGATTCGAGAAACCAAGCCAGACTATCTGTTGATTCTGCCTTGGAACGTCAAAGACGAGATTATGGAGCAAGTCTCCTACATTCGTGAATGGGGCGGTCAGTTCGTGGTTCCTATCCCTGAAGTTAAAATCTACGCCTAG
- a CDS encoding NAD-dependent epimerase/dehydratase family protein translates to MSNQTKIQPKTQLRAKDIIAEDLDYICGNLTEEFGTMAGKNLLITGGAGFLGYYFVQSVLHWNQKHEPDQQIPLTVYDNYSRGVPAWLTDLKDDPTLTLLKHDMTQPLPSDMGDFQYIIHAASIASPTFYRRDPIGTMDANVNGLRNLLEYFKNQRDQGKEVGGFLFFSSSEIYGDPTPENIPTPEDYRGNVSCTGPRACYDEAKRYGETLCVNFAQQYNLPIKSARPFNNYGPGLKITDRRLLPDFARDIFSGRDITMLSDGSPKRTFCYSADSITGYYKVLVKGHAGEAYNIGIETPEISVAELAEKVVAISKELFGYEGKVVRKISEDKDYLVDNPNRRCPVVEKARTHLGYNPTISIDEGLRRSLIWYQDNQEAEDA, encoded by the coding sequence ATGAGTAATCAAACTAAGATCCAGCCCAAAACTCAACTTCGAGCAAAAGACATCATTGCTGAAGACCTAGACTATATCTGTGGCAACCTTACTGAAGAGTTTGGCACGATGGCAGGCAAAAACTTGCTGATCACAGGCGGTGCGGGTTTTCTAGGCTATTACTTTGTGCAATCGGTTCTGCACTGGAATCAAAAGCACGAGCCAGACCAACAGATTCCTTTGACCGTTTATGACAACTATTCGCGAGGCGTACCTGCTTGGCTAACGGATCTCAAAGATGATCCAACTCTAACGCTGCTCAAGCACGATATGACGCAGCCATTACCCTCGGATATGGGTGATTTTCAATACATTATTCATGCGGCTTCGATCGCATCTCCTACGTTCTACCGTAGAGACCCGATCGGCACAATGGATGCCAATGTGAATGGACTCCGCAACCTGCTGGAATACTTTAAAAATCAACGAGATCAAGGCAAAGAAGTCGGTGGCTTTTTGTTCTTCTCTAGTAGCGAGATCTACGGCGATCCCACACCAGAGAACATTCCCACACCCGAAGACTATCGCGGCAATGTGTCCTGTACTGGGCCTCGCGCCTGCTATGACGAGGCGAAGCGCTACGGTGAAACGCTGTGTGTGAACTTCGCTCAGCAATATAATCTACCGATTAAATCAGCCCGCCCATTTAACAACTACGGCCCTGGATTAAAGATTACCGATCGTCGCTTGCTCCCCGACTTTGCGCGTGACATCTTCAGCGGTCGGGACATTACAATGCTGTCTGATGGTTCACCAAAGCGCACATTCTGCTATTCTGCAGACTCGATCACAGGCTACTACAAGGTCTTAGTCAAAGGTCATGCGGGTGAAGCGTATAACATCGGAATCGAAACGCCTGAGATTTCTGTTGCAGAACTTGCAGAAAAAGTGGTTGCAATCTCCAAAGAATTGTTTGGGTACGAAGGTAAAGTCGTTCGTAAGATTAGTGAAGACAAAGACTATTTGGTAGACAATCCGAATCGTCGCTGTCCGGTGGTTGAAAAAGCTCGAACTCATCTGGGTTACAATCCGACCATTTCGATCGATGAAGGACTTCGACGATCGCTGATCTGGTATCAAGACAACCAAGAAGCGGAGGACGCATAA